The DNA region TGATCAGCGTCTGGCGGTTCATCCCGGTGATGCTTCCCGCCACCAGGCAGGCGATGTACAAATAAAGAAAGTTGGACGTCTTCATCAGCGTGTGCACGGCGTCAACGACCGGAGGATTCAGCACGTTCCAAAACACGAGGAACGACGGAATCATCAAGGACAAAATCGCCGGACCGCCGATGTTCTTGAGCAGCGGGAGCTTAAACCCGAGATGGCTCAGCAGCACGCCCATAATCATGATTACGGCCAAGCCGCCAATCATGTCGTTCGGCAGCTGGCCGACGGCGGCGGCAGCGACTATAACGAGGGCCAGCACGATGTAAACCGGCAAAGGAATCACACCGATCTTTACGCTGAGCGCTTTGGACAGCAAACCTTCCGCTTTGTCGGCGGGCTGTGACTTCGGTTCACGCGAAATGGCCTGCGTCTGTACAGTTTTTTCCATAGGGGAAATAGGCCTCCTTTGATTAAATTCAGCCTCATCATAGCTTTTTTGTAAGCGCTTTTGTTTTTATGTAGATATTGATCGAATTTTTAAAGTTTTTAAAGTAAGCGCTGTCACAAAACAGACAACCCCCCTTGCTCGCGCAAGGAGGGCTTGCTTTATTGCAAATATTTCGTGATTTGGATCTTTCCGTGCGGCGTTATTTTGTACTTCTGCACCGGCCTGCCTACGGTCCCGTAGATCAGCTCCATTTCGAGGATGCCCCTGGCCTCCAGCTCGGTCAAATATTTGCCGGCGGAAACCCGGGAAATCCCGGTCGCCGCGGAGATATCCACGCTTGTGAAGCCATTGGCGGAAGCCGCTTCGATCGCGTTCCATACGGCTTGGAGCGTCTGGCGGGTGAAGCCTTTGGGCAGCGGCTGGCTTTGGCCTTCGTCCGCGGCGGCATGCGTGATCGAGTCAAGCTCCGACTGGACGATGCTGCCCGTTCTCTTGAAAAGCGCGGCCCGCTTGCGATACGCGTCCATGGCCAGGCGAAAGCGGTTGAACTCAAAAGGCTTGATCAAATAATCAACCGCCCCATTGTTCAGCGCCTGCCGGATGCTGCTCTTGTCTCTGGCGGCCGAGATGACGATCACATCCGTAGGCAGCGCTTTGCGGCGGATTTCGCTCAGCAGCTCCAGCCCGCTGCTTCCCTTCATGTAAATGTCCAGCAGCAGCAGGTCGTAATGCGCGGAATCCAGCAGGCCGAGCGCCTGCTCGGCGGATTCGGCCCAACCCTCGGCCCGGAAGTCCTCAATCTGCTCCAAATAAAATTTATTCATTTCAGCGACCATCGGATCGTCTTCAACGATGAGTACATTAATCATGAGTCATGAGTCCCCCATGCTTTTGCTTCATACGGTATGCGTACGATAAATTTCGTTCCCGAACCTTGCGCACTTTGGCACCAAAGGCGCCCGCCCAGTTTGTTGACGCCGCGCATCACCAGGTACAAGCCGATGCCTCTGCCCTTGCCTTTGGTCGAAAAGCCCTGCTCGTAGATCCGTTTGATCATCTCTCCCGGGATGCCCGCGCCGTTGTCGCTAACCGTCACGGTCAACTGTGAGTTTTCATGGGAGAAGCCGACGGAAATATCTTTGTTTTCTTCGCCCGGCTCGGCCTCCAGCGCATTTTCCAGCAGATTGCCCACAATGGTGACCAGCTCATGGGCCGTTTCCGCATTGGCGCATTCCGGCAGCACGTCCTCTTCGAGGATACGCATCTTCACGCCGGCTTCCCGGGCCCGGCTCAGCTTGCCCAAAAGAAAGCCGGCCATCACCGGGTCCTTCACCTGCTTCACAAGCATCCCGGCCTCCGACTGAAAATGCCGGATGGTCCCGCTCAGGTATTCCTCCAGGCGATCGTAGCGCCGCATATGGTTCAAACCGGCCATCACATGCAGCTTGTTCATAAATTCATGGGTCTGAGCCCGCAGGGCTTCGACATACAGCGAAACGCCCGACAACCGCTCCATCAGGACGTCGATTTCGGTCTTGTCCCGAAACGTGGCAATCGCGCCCTGGGTTCGCCCGTTCACCTTGACGGGCACAACATTGGCCAGCAACGTCATTCCGTCCTGCTCCATCTCCATGTCGTTCAGCGGCTCCCCGGTCTCCAGCACCTTGTCCATACGCAGCAGCGGGCAAAGCTCCTGCGAGCGGCCGCCGGCTTCCGTGATGCCGATCAGTCTGCTCGCTTCGGCGTTGATCAAGGTGATGACCCCCAACGCATCCACGGCGATAATGCCTTCTTTGGCGGATTGCAGCATCGCGCTGCGCTCCTCCAGCAGCTTGGCGATTTCGTCCGGTTCCATGCCGAACATCATCCGCTTGAGCCGGCGGGCCAGCAGCACCGCCCCGGACACGCCGAGCACGCCGCCGGCGGCCATCCCCAAATAAATAATCCAGCGGTTCTGCCGCACGGCCGAATTAACATCGTTCAGCGCCAGCCCGACCGCAACCGCGCCAACCGGCTTGCCGCCGACGATCACCGGAGAAAACGCTCTCACGGATTTCCCTAAGGTTCCCTTGGCGATGGATACGGATTCCTTCCCATTTAGCGCTGCGGCTTCATCGCCGCCGATAAAGTGCCGCCCGATCTTCGCCGGATCGGGGTGGGACAGCCGGATGCCTTGCCCATCCATAACGACGATGAACTGCACCCCGTTCAGCGTACGGATTTCTTCGGTAAACTCCTGGACAAGTCCGGCGTCCGCCTGGCCGTTCAGCGCGCTCAGAACGGTTGGATCCCTGGAAACCGTGCGGGCGATCGTAATCGCTTTATGCTCCAAATCTTGCCGGGTCAGCCCGGAGATTTTCATATTAAACAGCAAATATACGGCCAGCAGGACCAATGCCAGCACGGAACAGACCATTAAGGTGATCGTCGTTTGCAAACGCAGCGTTCGGCCGAAGAATTTCATATTTCGCCATCCTTCGAAGTTTTCTTTGATTATACTCCGTTATTTCGCCAAAAGTCAGTGAAGGTTATGTGAATCCGGCTATCCGGCGTAAGGCGCCATCATTCCGCGGCGATCGTCCGGTCACGCCCTTCGCGTTTGGCACGGTACAAAGCCATGTCCGCGGCCTGCAGCACCTCGTCGCGGCTTACGCCATGCTCCGGGGATAACGAGATGCCGATGGAGACGGTAATCTTCCCGGCAAAGGGGGTTGGAGCCGCGCTTATCGTTTGTCGTATTCGTTCGGCGATCCCGTACACCTCGTCCATATTCCGTTCACGAAGGAGGATGACAAACTCCTCCCCGCCATAACGGGAACATACCGCTTCTGGAGGACTGGACTTCGCGATGACGTTGGCGACCGTTTTTAAAACTTCATCGCCGGTTTGGTGGCCATAAGTATCGTTTACCGCCTTGAAGTGGTCGATATCCAGCAGCAATACGGCATACCGATCCCCCTTTTTGTCCCATAAATCCAGGCTGCGTTCCATTTCTCTGCGGTTGAACAGCCCGGTTAACGGATCGGTGATCGCTTCCTGCTGCAACGAAGAAGTTTGTTTCGCCAGCGTTTCGGCGGCCGCTTTCATCATCCGGTTCAATTGATCGGCTTCCCGGTTCCAATGGGGTTTGAATTCCTGCAAAGACACATCTTGACCGGCGGCAATGACTTTCGTAATTTTATACAATCGGGCAAAAGGCGCGGCGATTTTAGCGGCAATAAATCCGGCAAGAATCAACATGACCGCGACCGGAACGAGCATGCCCCGGATCAGGTGAAGCAGGTTGTCGTTGACATCGGCCATAATCGATCGCTCGGAAGTCTGCATGACAATGACCCAGCCGTTGGTGCCGACTCTCGCGTAACCCGCCAAATAATCATCGCCGCGCGTATTTCTCAAATGCAGTTCACCGCTATTGCCTGCCCGAAATTGCCGCACAATCGTGTCAGGCACCTTTTCCCCCACCCGGCTCTGATCCGGATGGTAAAGCAGCTTGCCCGCGGAATCAACGATATAGGAATAGGAGTCCGTTTCATTGCCCGCATTGGAGCCAAAAATACTATGCAGGATATTATCCTTCTCCAGGTAAATCGTCCCCCCGATCATGCCGCGATAACCGCCCAGTTCATCAAAAACCGGCTCGCTTATAAAAACGATCAATCGTCCCGTAGGACTCACATACGGCTCGGAGATGTAGGATTTTCTGCCGTTTAAAGCTTCCAAAGCCCATTTCGTCGTTACCCGTGCATTGTTCATATTGCTGCCATAAGGGGAAACAGCTCGAAATTGCCCGGTTTCAGCGGTCCAAAATACGGAATTGAAATACGGGCTGCTTTGCCGGACAAGATCGAAAATGTGCTGTAACTCCTCTTTGTTGGATATATCCATGGTGCGGATTTGCGAAAGATTGGTTACGGAATGAAGGGTTTTTCGCATCGAAAAAAACAGCGCCTCGGTAGTAACCGCCATCTTTTGCGCCGATGATAAATTGTGCGACATCGTGTTTTGGAAGAGAGAATGTTTTTCGTTATTATATTGGGTGTATGTCATGATGGACATGGTGATCAGAATGGAGAAACAAACCATGGCGGACAAGACTACGGAAAGACTGATTTTTATCGGTTGTTTAGGGATATGCATGAAGCCGGATTCCTACTCCTCGTTGATAATTTAACCTGCTGCCAAACTGTTATCATAGTACTTCAGAAACGCGCCCGAGTCCATACACCATGAAGCAATGCGGCAAAACCTCTTGGTGCATTTTTTCCTTTCATTCTCAATAAACAACGTGTAAAATATCCCATTAAAAGAAGCGAGGTGGAATTATGGAAGAGGATGAGAAGAAGGAGATTTTGAGTTACTATAACGAGGGCGCCGAGATTGGCAGATTGCAAAGGGGAATCGGCAAGCTTGAATGGGAGCGGACCCGGGAACTAATCTCCAGATATTTGCCTGCGCAAAAAAGCGTGATATATGATATCGGAGGCGGGATCGGCTTGTATTCGTCCTGGTTGTCCGGCTTGGGTCATGAGGTTCATTTATTTGACCTTGCCCCGCAAGAAATCAAATACGCTCAAGAAAACAATCCGGAGATATATCAACTCGAAGTGGCTGACGCAAGAAACATCAACAGGGAATCCAAAAGCGCCGACATGGTGCTGCTGATGGGGCCCTTGTATCACTTAACCGGCGGGGATGATCGTCTGGCGGCGCTCGCCGAGGCCAAAAGGCTCTTAAAACCGGGCGGCATCCTTATCGCCAGCGTCATCACCAGATTTTCTTCCACCTTATGGGGACTATCCGTCTTCGGCCAAAAAAATGATTTTATCCTGGAGCAGGACTTTTTTGAGATGATCGGCAGGGAATTGGATCACGGACAACATGTCCGGCCGGAAAAATACCCTTATTTTATTTCCAGATCCTTTTTCCATATCCCTGGCGAGCTAAGGCAGGAATTAACGGATGCCGGCCTTATGAATATTGAGATTTACAGCGTGGAGGGCCCCGCCTGGATCGTGCCCTCATTTGAAAAAAAATGGGACGATCCCGAAGCCAAAGCCAAATTGCTGGAAATCGTCCGCAAGGTCGAGCAGCAGGAGTCGTTGCACGGCATAAGCCCGCATTTGTTGGGCGTGGCTTTTTGTTGAACTGTTTACTCCATACTTAATTTGATCGTATCCACCAAACTTTTTGCTTCCTTCAGGGAATATTCCCCGCCTATGCTGAAGTCTCCCGATGTCAGTACTTGCTGTATAGTCGGGGAGGTAATTAATTCTTCATCGCAGTAGATGGACAATTCTTCGCCTAGCAGTTTTTGCGTGATCTCTTCCAGCTTTTTGGGTTCTTAAACCGCCCGCTTATAAAATATTCCTTGCCTGTGGGGCCGTTAGATACCGAAACCGAACTCATGATCGATCACAAAATTGCCAATGACCCTTCGATTCGTGAGTTCCGCGTGCAGCGTGAGGATTGAAATCCTCTCGGAGTATCTTTTAGGCGAAACATAAGAGCAAAAAATGGCGTTATTCCGCCGATATCCACCCATTCGAAAAAAATAGTGGAAATTTATGTCGCTATTTTCTCAAATTATATCGAAATGCCCGTGATCCGGACCATTCATAAGAAAATAAGTACAAAAAATGGCGTTAATGAGGATGAACATGCCCATATCCCGATAATAAGGACATAAAGTTCCGCTATTTTTGAAGGCTGCTATTGGTCGTTCCAGTAGCCGGCCGTAAAGCACCGCTTTCTATCGTAATCCCTCATCTTGTAGTTAATTACATAGAGAGCCCAATTCTTGTTCCAATTCATCATTTAACATCTTGGTATTAATCAGCTGACGTATTAAGGCAGCATTCACTGTGCTCCTGTTTTCTTTCAGGTAATTTAGCAGCAGATTTGCTTTTGTTTTTCGGTTCATCAAATAATACGCCACGTACCAGATTTCAGGGCTCGAGACGGGAATGCCGTCCCACGTCCCCACATGACTCACCGGCAGCCGCAGCACTCCATGATCCGTATGTAAGGCGAAATAACCTATGAATTCAATATTGAGCGAATCTATTTTGATCCGGTACTGGCTGGCAAATGGATGGTCTCCGCTTTTTTGTTCCGCCCAGTCATAGTCTTGGATGGCTTCGATTAGCGTTTCTTTTGCGCAATCCACGGTAATATCCCAATCATTTACGGCATCAACCAATTTCAAATCGTACAATACCGCGCTGCCGCCCAATGAATATGTAATGTTGCATTTTTCCAACCTTTCGATAATCGGAAACAGCTCATGGGGTCTCATCAAGTGCCCTCCCTATTAATTCATCTAACTAACGCTTGAGACAGGTTCCAATTCAACAGCCAATGCAGGCTCCTCCATCCCGCCCATGTTAAAGACTCCCGCGGCGGCTTCGCTTCCCTGCCGAATCATTTGCATTAAATACGCTTGATATGCATTTTGGGAAATAACGACCCGGTCAAGACGATAAACATCGACTGTGCTTATATTTCCCGCAAATTCGCCATTACGAACGCTGATGCTTTCATACGTCCCAGGTTGCCCGGTTTTTTGGAAGATCTCATCATGGAAAATATCCATGAATTCGCGGTATAATTCCGCAGTCTCCCAAAATCCGAAAATATGGGCTTCCAGTACATCCCCCTTGCGTTTCCATCCGCCGATTTGAGCGATGAACCCCGGCACTTGCGAAAGCAAGCTCCAGCGGGACTGGGCTTGCGAAAAAGCTTCTTTTTTTGCACTAGCTACCGTACAGGTAACCCATTTTATTAACATAAAACACCTCAAGTTAAAGAGATCCAATAACGTTGTATCTCAACTCCGCCGACGACCGCCTCGGAAGCCAAAATGCCGTTGTTTTTTTGAATCGCTTTTGCCGATCCGATATTATCCTTGTCGCAAGTTAGCAAAGCGCGCGATATTCCCATTGATTTGGCATGGATTAATGCCTGTTTCAGAATCTCCGTGGCGTAACCCTTTTTTCTGGCCGAGGGTCTTATTCCATATCCGATGTGCCCGCCGATGTTAAGCAGGGAATCGTTTAGTCTGTGTCTGATATTTGCCGCGCCGACCACTCTCTCATGATCCTCAACAAGCCAAAACGTTGAACTGTTTACCGTCTTTCCATCTTCTACCGGGCCGTCCCTTAAAATGATTAATCGCTCCAGAAATGAACCAAAATCTTCGTAATCGAATCTCAGCACAAAAGGAACCAGCTTCTCTCCGGTTTCCTTCCATTCCTCGATCATTTCGATGTATTGGCTTTGATATGCTTTGGCCGGTTCAATTAACGCGAGATTGTTCATCATAAACCGTCCTTTCTTGTTCAAGGCTTCTTCCATGATTATACATCACAAGACCGATGAGAAAATAAACAAAAAAGCCAGGAGGCTAAAATCCTCCTGACCCAATCCTATCATCCATCCCCCAATCCGCTAGTACAGCCGTTCCTCGCCCGTTTTCGGATTTTTAAAAGCGGAGCGGTAATCGTGGGCGC from Paenibacillus macerans includes:
- a CDS encoding response regulator, with the translated sequence MINVLIVEDDPMVAEMNKFYLEQIEDFRAEGWAESAEQALGLLDSAHYDLLLLDIYMKGSSGLELLSEIRRKALPTDVIVISAARDKSSIRQALNNGAVDYLIKPFEFNRFRLAMDAYRKRAALFKRTGSIVQSELDSITHAAADEGQSQPLPKGFTRQTLQAVWNAIEAASANGFTSVDISAATGISRVSAGKYLTELEARGILEMELIYGTVGRPVQKYKITPHGKIQITKYLQ
- a CDS encoding sensor domain-containing diguanylate cyclase, which translates into the protein MHIPKQPIKISLSVVLSAMVCFSILITMSIMTYTQYNNEKHSLFQNTMSHNLSSAQKMAVTTEALFFSMRKTLHSVTNLSQIRTMDISNKEELQHIFDLVRQSSPYFNSVFWTAETGQFRAVSPYGSNMNNARVTTKWALEALNGRKSYISEPYVSPTGRLIVFISEPVFDELGGYRGMIGGTIYLEKDNILHSIFGSNAGNETDSYSYIVDSAGKLLYHPDQSRVGEKVPDTIVRQFRAGNSGELHLRNTRGDDYLAGYARVGTNGWVIVMQTSERSIMADVNDNLLHLIRGMLVPVAVMLILAGFIAAKIAAPFARLYKITKVIAAGQDVSLQEFKPHWNREADQLNRMMKAAAETLAKQTSSLQQEAITDPLTGLFNRREMERSLDLWDKKGDRYAVLLLDIDHFKAVNDTYGHQTGDEVLKTVANVIAKSSPPEAVCSRYGGEEFVILLRERNMDEVYGIAERIRQTISAAPTPFAGKITVSIGISLSPEHGVSRDEVLQAADMALYRAKREGRDRTIAAE
- a CDS encoding YdbC family protein, whose translation is MDLFNLRCFMLIKWVTCTVASAKKEAFSQAQSRWSLLSQVPGFIAQIGGWKRKGDVLEAHIFGFWETAELYREFMDIFHDEIFQKTGQPGTYESISVRNGEFAGNISTVDVYRLDRVVISQNAYQAYLMQMIRQGSEAAAGVFNMGGMEEPALAVELEPVSSVS
- a CDS encoding SecDF P1 head subdomain-containing protein; the encoded protein is MEEITQKLLGEELSIYCDEELITSPTIQQVLTSGDFSIGGEYSLKEAKSLVDTIKLSME
- a CDS encoding class I SAM-dependent methyltransferase, producing the protein MEEDEKKEILSYYNEGAEIGRLQRGIGKLEWERTRELISRYLPAQKSVIYDIGGGIGLYSSWLSGLGHEVHLFDLAPQEIKYAQENNPEIYQLEVADARNINRESKSADMVLLMGPLYHLTGGDDRLAALAEAKRLLKPGGILIASVITRFSSTLWGLSVFGQKNDFILEQDFFEMIGRELDHGQHVRPEKYPYFISRSFFHIPGELRQELTDAGLMNIEIYSVEGPAWIVPSFEKKWDDPEAKAKLLEIVRKVEQQESLHGISPHLLGVAFC
- the dcuS gene encoding DcuS/MalK family sensor histidine kinase, which produces MKFFGRTLRLQTTITLMVCSVLALVLLAVYLLFNMKISGLTRQDLEHKAITIARTVSRDPTVLSALNGQADAGLVQEFTEEIRTLNGVQFIVVMDGQGIRLSHPDPAKIGRHFIGGDEAAALNGKESVSIAKGTLGKSVRAFSPVIVGGKPVGAVAVGLALNDVNSAVRQNRWIIYLGMAAGGVLGVSGAVLLARRLKRMMFGMEPDEIAKLLEERSAMLQSAKEGIIAVDALGVITLINAEASRLIGITEAGGRSQELCPLLRMDKVLETGEPLNDMEMEQDGMTLLANVVPVKVNGRTQGAIATFRDKTEIDVLMERLSGVSLYVEALRAQTHEFMNKLHVMAGLNHMRRYDRLEEYLSGTIRHFQSEAGMLVKQVKDPVMAGFLLGKLSRAREAGVKMRILEEDVLPECANAETAHELVTIVGNLLENALEAEPGEENKDISVGFSHENSQLTVTVSDNGAGIPGEMIKRIYEQGFSTKGKGRGIGLYLVMRGVNKLGGRLWCQSAQGSGTKFIVRIPYEAKAWGTHDS
- a CDS encoding GNAT family N-acetyltransferase; amino-acid sequence: MEEALNKKGRFMMNNLALIEPAKAYQSQYIEMIEEWKETGEKLVPFVLRFDYEDFGSFLERLIILRDGPVEDGKTVNSSTFWLVEDHERVVGAANIRHRLNDSLLNIGGHIGYGIRPSARKKGYATEILKQALIHAKSMGISRALLTCDKDNIGSAKAIQKNNGILASEAVVGGVEIQRYWISLT